The genomic stretch CGCGCTTCGGAGCAGGGCCGAGAGAAGGCAGCGGCCTGCAGGGCCCAGTGCTCGCCCTCCCCGCAGTGCCTGCCTTAGCGCTGGGCCCCTGGGAAGCCTATGGGCGGCGGCCGgggctgaggcaggaggcagcacTGGGCTCCTGATAGACTTGGCAGCCAATGAAAAGGCAGTTCACGCAGACTTTTTCAATGATTTTGAAGATCTCTTTGACAATGATGATATCCAGTGAGGTGTGTCCAGCGGTGCATTTGGTCAAGCTTCGCCACGTGGTGGTGTGGTGGGTCTCCTTAAAGGACAGTTTCAGGTGGTTCCAGAGAACTTGTGGGAATTGCTAGAATTTAGGAGATGATTAGCCAAGAAAGAGAAGGTTTTAACCATCTGGAGGAGGCCTGTTAAACTCTGAATGTGGCCAGCTTTTGTCCTTAATTTCAGTTAAAATAAAGTGATGTTattacttgcaaaaaaaaaaaaaaaaagactgaaagactgaatgctttcagAAACAAGGTAAAAATGTCTTCCTCtaaccactgctattcaacacaGTACTAGACATTCTAATCAcacaataaagcaagaaaaatgaaattaatggaaaaaagattggaaaggaagaaatacaatGACCTATTTATAGATGACATGATTGTCTGTGTAGAAATTCTGAAGGAAGacatgcacatatgcacacacacacaaacaaactaCTGATATTACACACAATAAGTTGGATGGCTCTAAAAGGaattatgttgagtgaaaaatCGAATCTCAAAAGATTATgtagtgtatgattccatttgtataacATTCTCAGTGATAAAATTATAGAGATGAAGAACAGATAAGTGGTTGCCAAGACTTAGAGAAAGAAAGATGACTGTGACTATAAAGGGGTACAACGATGAATCTATCTGGTTAAGAAACagttctatatttttattatggtgGTGGTTATAAAAATCTATACATGTAttgcaaacattatcctcaatggtgaaaaattgcaaacatttcccctaaagtcaggaacaagacaagggtgcccactctcaccactactattcaacatagttttggaagttttagtcacagcaatcagaggagaaaaagaaataaaaggaatccagaatagaaaagaagaagttaaactctcactgtttgcagatgacaagatcctctacatagaaaaccctaaagactccaccagaaaatcactagagctaatcaatgaatatagtaaagttgcaggatataaaattaacacacagaaatcccctgcattcctatacactaacaatgagaaaacagaaagagaaattaaggaaacaataccattcaccattgcaacgaaaagaataaaatacttaggaataaatctacctaaagaaacaaaagacctatatatagaaaactataaaacactggtgaaaaaaaatcaaagatgacacaaatagatggagaaatatatcgtgttcatggattggaagaattaatatagcaaaaattaatatactacccaaagcaatctatagattcaatgcaatccctatcaagctaccatcagtatttttcacagaactagaacaaatcatttcacaatttgtatggaaatacaaaaaaaccttgaatagccaaagcaatcttgagaaagaagaatggaactggaggactcAACcggcctgacttcagactatactacaaagatatagtcatcaagacagtatggtactgacacaaagacagaaatatagatcaatggaacaaaatagaaagcccaaagataaatccacacacctatggacaccttatctttgacaaaagaggcaaaaataaacaatggagaaaagacaatcgctttaacaaatggtgctgggaaaactggtcaaccac from Cervus elaphus chromosome X, mCerEla1.1, whole genome shotgun sequence encodes the following:
- the LOC122689982 gene encoding COP9 signalosome complex subunit 9-like; protein product: MKPAVDEMFPEGAGPYVDLDEAGGSTGLLIDLAANEKAVHADFFNDFEDLFDNDDIQ